Proteins from a genomic interval of Micromonospora sp. NBC_00389:
- a CDS encoding ABC transporter ATP-binding protein yields MPADSVGSPAARVAAGPHPVHNLWRLRRYLRPYATEFAWLMIAGLAGTAAGIVVPLVVQRVVDGPVAQREPAGLLQLGGLALLLGVVEAVLIFIRRWVQSSSAVGMEAALRADVYAHLQRLPTSFHDRWQSGQLLSRITSDLSVIRRFLSFGVFFLVLNLTTYLVVVLLLIRLHVALGLLVAASTVPLLLITRRFARHYHSASRRMQDQQGDVATLVEETAQGLRTMKAYGRGPELVARFADGARRLHDTGVRKGRLLANTAALLDLVPNLTLGVVLVAGAAAAARGVLTIGEVVAFVSLQLMLIWPVQTLGWIIANAQEAATAADRILEVLDTPPQIVDAPGAVALPRDAVHGRLRFERVAFQYPGTSERVLREIDLTIEPGETVALVGATGCGKSTLLSLVPRLHEVTDGRITLDGHDLRELRLDSLRRLVGVAFEEPTLFSMSVRENLTLGHPDAGDDEVRAALALAQADFAYDLPWGLATRVGEQGLSLSGGQRQRLALARAVLGRPALLVLDDPLSALDVHTEALIEAALRRVLRDSTALLVVHRPSTIALADRVALLDGGRIAAIGRHSELLATVPAYRALLAAEPPAGRPPPAGPDTSASSTSDGWGLVRS; encoded by the coding sequence GTGCCTGCGGACAGCGTCGGCAGCCCGGCCGCCCGGGTCGCCGCGGGCCCTCACCCCGTGCACAACCTCTGGCGGTTGCGCCGCTACCTGCGCCCGTACGCCACCGAGTTCGCCTGGCTGATGATCGCGGGGCTCGCCGGAACGGCGGCCGGGATCGTCGTGCCGCTGGTGGTGCAGCGGGTGGTGGATGGGCCGGTGGCCCAGCGCGAGCCCGCCGGCCTGCTCCAGCTCGGTGGCCTCGCGCTGCTGCTCGGCGTGGTCGAGGCGGTGCTGATCTTCATCCGTCGGTGGGTGCAGTCCTCCTCGGCCGTCGGCATGGAGGCGGCGCTGCGCGCCGACGTCTACGCCCACCTCCAGCGGCTGCCGACCAGCTTCCACGACCGCTGGCAGTCCGGTCAGCTGCTCTCCCGGATCACCAGCGACCTGTCGGTGATCCGCCGGTTCCTCTCCTTCGGCGTGTTCTTCCTGGTGCTCAACCTGACCACCTACCTCGTGGTGGTGCTGCTGCTGATCCGCCTGCACGTGGCGCTCGGGCTGCTGGTGGCGGCCAGCACCGTGCCGCTACTGCTGATCACCCGGCGCTTCGCGCGGCACTACCACAGCGCGTCCCGACGGATGCAGGACCAGCAGGGCGACGTGGCCACCCTGGTCGAGGAGACCGCGCAGGGCCTGCGCACCATGAAGGCGTACGGCCGGGGGCCCGAGCTGGTCGCCCGCTTCGCCGATGGGGCCCGGAGGCTGCACGACACCGGCGTACGCAAGGGCCGGTTGCTGGCCAACACCGCGGCGCTGCTCGACCTGGTGCCCAACCTGACCCTGGGCGTGGTGCTGGTCGCCGGGGCGGCCGCCGCCGCGAGGGGTGTGCTCACCATCGGCGAGGTGGTCGCGTTCGTCAGCCTCCAGTTGATGCTCATCTGGCCGGTGCAGACGCTCGGCTGGATCATCGCCAACGCTCAGGAGGCGGCCACCGCCGCCGACCGGATCCTGGAGGTGCTGGACACCCCACCGCAGATCGTCGACGCGCCCGGCGCGGTCGCGCTGCCCCGCGACGCGGTCCACGGCCGGCTCCGCTTCGAACGGGTCGCGTTCCAGTACCCGGGCACCAGCGAGCGGGTGCTACGCGAGATAGACCTGACCATCGAGCCGGGCGAGACCGTGGCGCTGGTCGGGGCCACCGGCTGTGGCAAGAGCACACTGCTCTCCCTGGTGCCCCGACTGCACGAGGTGACTGACGGTCGGATCACCCTGGACGGGCACGACCTGCGGGAGCTGCGGCTGGACTCGCTGCGCCGACTGGTCGGGGTGGCGTTCGAGGAGCCCACGCTCTTCTCCATGTCGGTCCGGGAGAACCTGACCCTGGGGCACCCGGACGCCGGTGACGACGAGGTCCGCGCGGCCCTCGCGCTCGCCCAGGCCGATTTCGCGTACGACCTGCCGTGGGGTCTGGCCACCCGGGTCGGCGAGCAGGGGTTGTCGCTCTCCGGCGGGCAGCGGCAGCGGCTGGCGCTGGCCCGGGCGGTGCTCGGCCGGCCGGCGTTGCTGGTGCTGGACGACCCGCTGTCCGCCCTCGACGTACACACCGAGGCGCTGATCGAGGCAGCGCTGCGGCGGGTGCTCCGGGACAGCACCGCGCTGCTGGTGGTGCACCGACCGTCGACCATCGCGCTGGCCGACCGGGTCGCCCTGCTCGACGGCGGGCGGATCGCCGCGATCGGCCGGCACTCCGAGCTGTTGGCCACCGTGCCGGCCTACCGGGCGCTGCTCGCCGCCGAGCCGCCAGCCGGGCGGCCACCACCTGCCGGGCCGGACACGTCCGCGTCGTCCACCTCGGACGGATGGGGGCTGGTGCGCTCATGA
- a CDS encoding ABC transporter ATP-binding protein: MSTLSLAGVSRWYGNVVAVNDISMTLGPGVTGLLGPNGAGKTTLLHMMAGFLSPSRGTVTLDDEPTWRNPDVYRRLGLVSEREAVQGYLSAYEFVLASAKLHRLADPAAAARRAIDLVELESAQDRRIGTYSKGMRQRARVAAALVHDPQVLLLDEPFNGMDPRQRLHMMQLLHTLGDAGRTILFSSHILEEVEQVSGTVQVMVAGRLAASGDFRTIRRLMTNRPHVFAVRSTDDRALAVALIAEPSVSGVELDRTGLTVRAGDYGAFTRALPRIALNRGIRVRQLVPSDESLESVFSYLVEA, encoded by the coding sequence ATGAGCACGCTGAGCCTGGCCGGGGTGTCCCGGTGGTACGGCAATGTGGTCGCCGTCAACGACATCAGCATGACCCTCGGGCCGGGAGTGACCGGGCTGCTCGGCCCGAACGGCGCTGGCAAGACCACGCTGTTGCACATGATGGCCGGGTTCCTCTCCCCGTCGCGAGGCACGGTGACGCTCGACGACGAGCCGACCTGGCGCAACCCCGACGTCTACCGGCGGCTGGGGCTGGTCAGCGAGCGGGAGGCGGTGCAGGGCTACCTCAGCGCGTACGAGTTCGTGCTGGCCAGCGCGAAGCTGCACCGGCTGGCCGACCCGGCGGCGGCGGCCCGACGGGCCATCGACCTGGTGGAGCTGGAGTCGGCGCAGGACCGGCGGATCGGCACCTACTCCAAGGGCATGCGGCAACGGGCCCGGGTGGCCGCCGCGCTGGTGCACGACCCGCAGGTGCTGCTGCTCGACGAGCCGTTCAACGGGATGGACCCGCGCCAGCGGCTGCACATGATGCAGCTGCTGCACACCCTGGGCGACGCCGGCCGGACCATCCTGTTCAGCTCGCACATCCTGGAGGAGGTCGAGCAGGTCTCCGGGACGGTCCAGGTGATGGTGGCCGGCCGCCTGGCGGCCTCCGGCGACTTCCGGACCATCCGCCGGTTGATGACCAACCGGCCGCACGTCTTCGCGGTGCGCTCCACCGACGACCGGGCGCTGGCCGTGGCGCTGATCGCCGAACCGTCGGTGAGCGGGGTCGAGCTGGACCGCACCGGCCTGACCGTGCGCGCCGGCGACTACGGCGCCTTCACCCGGGCGCTGCCCCGGATCGCGCTGAACCGGGGCATCCGGGTGCGCCAGCTGGTGCCGTCCGACGAGTCCCTGGAGAGCGTCTTCTCCTACCTGGTGGAGGCCTGA
- a CDS encoding ABC transporter permease subunit has protein sequence MSTVTWITARGLFGRRRFLLLLPLPLVLLGLAVLCRSLGVDPGEWGPPVLVGLGLAVVLPVVALIIGTGVLGAEIDDGTVVHILTKPLPRWQIVLPKLAVAAGVTAATVAVPLYIAGVLAASVRLGLALAAAATLGALAYTALFLALSLVTRRPVLLGLVYVLIWEGLLGNFVSGTKVLSIQQYVIALADRIAPTGLLETSVSVPVAAVMTALVSVGFTVLAIDRLRSFSVAGETS, from the coding sequence ATGTCGACCGTTACCTGGATCACCGCGCGCGGCCTGTTCGGCCGGCGCCGGTTCCTGCTGCTGCTCCCGCTGCCGTTGGTGCTGCTCGGGCTGGCCGTGCTCTGCCGCTCGTTGGGGGTGGACCCGGGCGAGTGGGGGCCGCCGGTGCTGGTCGGCCTCGGGCTGGCCGTGGTGCTGCCGGTGGTGGCGCTGATCATCGGCACCGGCGTGCTGGGCGCCGAGATCGACGACGGCACGGTGGTGCACATCCTGACCAAGCCGTTGCCGCGCTGGCAGATCGTGCTGCCCAAGCTCGCGGTGGCCGCAGGGGTCACCGCGGCCACCGTCGCGGTGCCGCTCTACATCGCGGGCGTGCTGGCCGCTTCGGTACGCCTCGGTCTGGCGCTGGCCGCCGCGGCGACGCTCGGCGCGCTGGCGTACACGGCGCTGTTCCTCGCGCTCAGCCTGGTGACCCGGCGGCCGGTGCTGCTCGGCCTGGTCTACGTGCTCATCTGGGAGGGGCTGCTGGGCAACTTCGTCAGCGGCACCAAGGTGCTCTCCATCCAGCAGTACGTGATCGCCCTCGCCGACCGGATCGCCCCCACCGGGCTGCTGGAGACCAGCGTGTCGGTGCCGGTGGCGGCGGTGATGACCGCGTTGGTCAGCGTCGGCTTCACCGTGCTGGCCATCGACCGCCTGCGCTCGTTCAGCGTGGCCGGCGAGACGAGCTGA
- a CDS encoding methylated-DNA--[protein]-cysteine S-methyltransferase, protein MSIDSTVLSTPTGPLSILADTDGEVLAAGFTPEPAALLPLVHPTLRAPLRQRADLGPVSAAVRSYLDGDLTAIDTVPVRQRTGGEFMAHAWEVLREVPPGTPVTYTRYAALAGRPPAVRAAAAACARNAAALFVPCHRVLRTDGTLGGYRWGLDVKKWLLGHERRLTTS, encoded by the coding sequence ATGAGCATCGACAGCACCGTCCTGAGCACCCCGACCGGCCCGCTGAGCATCCTCGCCGACACCGACGGCGAGGTCCTGGCGGCCGGCTTCACCCCGGAACCGGCGGCGCTGCTGCCCCTGGTCCACCCGACCCTACGGGCGCCGCTTCGGCAGCGGGCCGACCTCGGCCCCGTCAGCGCGGCCGTCCGGTCCTACCTGGACGGTGACCTCACCGCCATCGACACGGTGCCGGTGCGGCAGCGCACCGGCGGCGAGTTCATGGCGCACGCCTGGGAGGTGCTGCGCGAGGTCCCACCGGGGACCCCGGTCACCTACACCAGGTACGCGGCGCTGGCTGGCCGACCGCCAGCGGTACGGGCCGCCGCGGCCGCCTGCGCCCGTAACGCGGCGGCGCTGTTCGTGCCCTGCCACCGGGTGCTGCGTACCGACGGCACGCTCGGCGGCTACCGCTGGGGGCTGGACGTGAAGAAGTGGCTTCTCGGTCATGAGCGGCGGTTGACAACAAGCTGA
- a CDS encoding ABC transporter ATP-binding protein — protein sequence MTVREAADPPPGEEPEFARWRGTATDPEADRSRAEETSPEAVARLRRLSRALLADLLRPHRSRLAGAVGLLLAQNAAAMAGPYLVMIGIDRTIAPLRAGDAGPVAAVAGAFAVAAATEYAARRGFLALSARIGQAVLLDLRQRVFGHFLRLSVGFHERYTSGRMVSRLTSDLDSIAELVDGGIDSLVLAALSILSVAAILLWLDLPLASVTLFAFPFLFWLSRWFARASASAYRRTREAVALVIVHFVESMRGIRAVQAFRREPRNQRIFVALGDDYRQASLHAFRLIATYSPAIKLIGNVTVAVVLCYGGWRVLGGHTEVGALAAFLLYLRRFFEPMQELSQFYNSLQSATAALEKLAGVLDERPAVAEPARPVPLPTGAGRGELAFRAVSFGYRADTPILAGLELTVPAGQTVALIGPTGAGKSTIAKLVARFHDPDSGAVRMDGIDLRAVSDADLRRAVVLVTQENHLFSGTVAENIRFGRPGADDAAVQAAARAIGAHEFITALPEGYATQVHRRGGRLSAGQRQLVAFARAFLADPTVLILDEATSSLDVPTERLVQRALGTILRDRTALVIAHRLSTVETADRVLVLDGGRIVEDGPPAVLAEADGRYAALHRQWRDSMI from the coding sequence ATGACCGTGCGGGAGGCGGCCGACCCACCGCCCGGGGAAGAACCGGAGTTCGCCCGCTGGCGCGGGACGGCCACCGACCCGGAGGCCGACCGGAGCCGGGCCGAGGAGACCAGCCCCGAGGCGGTGGCCCGGCTGCGCCGGCTCAGCCGGGCGCTGCTGGCCGACCTGCTCCGGCCGCACCGGAGTCGGCTCGCCGGCGCGGTCGGCCTGCTGCTGGCCCAGAACGCCGCGGCGATGGCCGGCCCGTACCTGGTCATGATCGGCATCGACCGGACCATCGCGCCGTTGCGGGCCGGTGACGCCGGCCCGGTGGCCGCCGTCGCCGGGGCGTTCGCCGTCGCTGCGGCGACCGAGTACGCGGCCCGCCGAGGTTTCCTCGCGCTTTCCGCCCGGATCGGCCAGGCCGTCCTGCTGGACCTGCGGCAGCGGGTGTTCGGGCACTTCCTGCGACTGTCGGTGGGCTTCCACGAGCGGTACACCTCCGGCCGGATGGTCTCCCGGCTCACCAGTGACCTGGACTCGATCGCCGAGCTGGTCGACGGCGGGATCGACAGTCTGGTGCTGGCCGCGCTGTCGATCCTGTCGGTGGCCGCCATCCTGCTCTGGCTGGACCTGCCGCTGGCCTCCGTGACGCTGTTCGCGTTCCCGTTCCTGTTCTGGCTCTCCCGCTGGTTCGCCCGGGCGTCGGCCAGCGCGTACCGACGGACCCGGGAAGCGGTCGCGCTGGTCATCGTGCACTTCGTGGAGTCCATGCGGGGCATCCGGGCGGTGCAGGCGTTCCGTCGGGAGCCGCGCAACCAGCGGATCTTCGTGGCGCTCGGCGACGACTACCGGCAGGCCAGCCTGCACGCGTTCCGCCTGATCGCCACGTACTCCCCGGCGATCAAGCTGATCGGCAACGTCACGGTGGCGGTGGTGCTCTGCTACGGCGGCTGGCGGGTGCTCGGCGGGCATACCGAGGTCGGGGCGCTCGCCGCGTTCCTGCTCTACCTGCGCCGCTTCTTCGAGCCGATGCAGGAGCTGAGCCAGTTCTACAACTCGCTCCAGTCGGCCACCGCAGCGCTGGAGAAGCTGGCCGGCGTGCTGGACGAGCGACCGGCGGTCGCCGAGCCGGCCCGGCCGGTGCCGCTGCCGACCGGCGCCGGCCGAGGGGAACTGGCCTTCCGGGCGGTCTCCTTCGGCTATCGCGCCGACACCCCGATCCTCGCCGGGCTGGAGCTGACCGTGCCGGCCGGGCAGACCGTCGCGTTGATCGGGCCGACCGGCGCGGGAAAGTCGACCATCGCCAAGCTGGTCGCCCGGTTTCACGACCCGGACAGCGGTGCGGTCCGGATGGACGGCATCGACCTGCGTGCGGTGAGCGACGCCGACCTGCGCCGTGCGGTGGTGCTGGTGACCCAGGAGAACCACCTGTTCAGCGGCACCGTGGCGGAGAACATCCGGTTCGGTCGGCCCGGCGCCGACGACGCCGCAGTGCAGGCCGCCGCCCGGGCGATCGGCGCGCACGAGTTCATCACCGCGCTACCAGAGGGGTACGCCACGCAGGTGCACCGGCGCGGCGGCCGGCTCTCCGCCGGGCAGCGGCAGCTCGTCGCGTTCGCCCGGGCGTTCCTGGCCGACCCGACCGTGCTGATCCTGGACGAGGCGACCTCCTCGCTGGACGTGCCGACCGAGCGGCTGGTGCAGCGGGCGCTCGGCACCATCCTGCGGGACCGGACCGCCCTGGTGATCGCGCACCGGCTCTCCACCGTGGAGACCGCCGACCGGGTGCTCGTCCTCGATGGTGGGCGGATCGTCGAGGACGGCCCGCCCGCCGTGCTGGCCGAGGCCGACGGCCGGTACGCGGCCCTGCACCGTCAGTGGCGCGACTCGATGATCTAG
- the valS gene encoding valine--tRNA ligase encodes MTDTARTARAGLPERPSLDGLEETWARRWQEEGTYAFDRSRSTVPGRDAASDAPSRSGRRVDVYSIDTPPPTVSGELHMGHVFSYTHTDTTARYQRMRGKAVFYPMGWDDNGLPTERRVQNVYGVRCDPALPYDPVWRPPATPVDEAALRDPTPISRRNFIELCERLTVADEQVFEALWRRLGLSVDWSLTYTTIGRVARATSQRAFVRNLLRGEAYQSEAPTLWDVGFATAVAQAELEDRERPGAYHRLRFTGPTGREVLIDTTRPELLPACVALVCHPDDERYADLVGGTVRSPLFDVEVPVHAHPLADPAKGTGIAMVCTFGDLTDVTWWRELRLATRVVIGRDGRLLPEPPAGVPAQPYAALAGQTVNSARRTIVGMLADAGDLIGEPRPITHPVKFYERGDRPLEIVSTRQWYLRNGGRDAELRATLLARGEQLHWVPAHMKHRYDNWVAGLTGDWLVSRQRFFGVPVPVWYRLDNAGEPDWSHPLTPDESALPVDPSSDPAPGYDESQRGQPGGFVGDPDVLDTWATSSLTPQIVGGWETDPDLFAQVFPMDLRPQGQEIIRTWLFDSVVRSHFEHGVLPWRDTVLSGWILDPDRKKMAKSKGNVVTPLALLEQHGSDAVRYWAASGKPGMDLAFDPAQIKVGRRLATKLLNASKFALGLGAADALRTPATAPLDRAMLAELATVVTAAGAAFDSYDHTAALQVTEAFFWRFCDDYIELVKERAYGTGAAADSARAALASALSVQLRLFAPVLPYVTEEVWSWWRYGSVHRAPWPTTHEVARTTEGTGDPALLRLAGDALSQVRRAKSERKLSMKAEVPLAEALGPAALLEQLTLVADDLRAAGRIGKLDLLPDRTPELVIACAF; translated from the coding sequence ATGACCGATACGGCGAGGACGGCCCGCGCCGGTCTGCCCGAGCGTCCGAGTTTGGACGGGCTCGAGGAGACCTGGGCGCGCCGCTGGCAGGAGGAGGGCACGTACGCGTTCGACCGCTCCAGGTCGACTGTTCCGGGTCGCGACGCGGCGTCAGACGCGCCGAGCCGGAGTGGTCGCAGGGTGGACGTGTACTCGATCGACACCCCGCCGCCGACCGTATCGGGCGAGCTGCACATGGGACACGTCTTCTCGTACACGCACACCGACACCACGGCGCGGTACCAGCGGATGCGCGGCAAGGCCGTCTTCTACCCGATGGGCTGGGACGACAACGGCCTGCCCACCGAGCGCCGGGTGCAGAACGTGTACGGGGTGCGCTGCGACCCGGCGCTGCCGTACGACCCGGTGTGGCGGCCACCGGCGACGCCGGTCGACGAGGCGGCACTCCGTGACCCCACCCCGATCTCGCGACGCAACTTCATCGAGCTATGCGAGCGGTTGACGGTCGCCGACGAGCAGGTCTTCGAGGCGCTCTGGCGACGGCTCGGGCTCTCGGTGGACTGGTCCCTGACGTACACCACGATCGGCCGGGTCGCCCGGGCGACCAGCCAGCGGGCGTTCGTGCGCAACCTGCTCCGCGGCGAGGCGTACCAGTCGGAGGCGCCGACCCTGTGGGACGTTGGCTTCGCCACCGCGGTCGCCCAGGCCGAGCTGGAGGACCGGGAGCGCCCCGGCGCCTACCACCGGCTGCGGTTCACCGGGCCGACCGGACGGGAGGTGCTCATCGACACCACCCGGCCCGAGCTGCTGCCGGCCTGTGTGGCACTGGTCTGCCACCCCGACGACGAGCGGTACGCCGACCTGGTGGGCGGCACGGTGCGCAGCCCGCTGTTCGACGTCGAGGTGCCGGTGCACGCCCACCCGCTCGCCGACCCGGCCAAGGGCACCGGCATCGCGATGGTCTGCACGTTCGGCGACCTGACCGACGTGACCTGGTGGCGTGAGCTGCGGCTGGCCACCCGAGTCGTGATCGGCCGGGACGGCCGGCTGCTTCCCGAGCCGCCGGCCGGGGTGCCGGCACAGCCGTACGCGGCACTGGCCGGGCAGACCGTCAACAGCGCCCGCCGGACGATCGTCGGGATGCTGGCCGACGCGGGTGACCTGATCGGCGAGCCGCGCCCGATCACCCACCCGGTCAAGTTCTACGAACGCGGCGACCGGCCGCTGGAGATCGTCTCGACCCGGCAGTGGTACCTGCGCAACGGCGGCCGGGATGCCGAGCTGCGGGCGACGCTGCTGGCCCGGGGCGAGCAGCTGCACTGGGTGCCGGCGCACATGAAGCACCGCTACGACAACTGGGTGGCCGGCCTGACCGGTGACTGGCTGGTCAGTCGGCAGCGTTTCTTCGGGGTGCCGGTGCCGGTGTGGTACCGGCTCGACAACGCTGGCGAGCCGGACTGGTCCCACCCTCTCACGCCGGACGAGTCCGCGCTGCCGGTCGATCCATCCAGCGATCCGGCGCCCGGCTACGACGAGTCGCAGCGCGGCCAGCCGGGCGGCTTCGTCGGCGACCCGGACGTGCTGGACACCTGGGCCACCTCATCGCTGACCCCGCAGATCGTCGGCGGTTGGGAGACCGACCCGGACCTGTTCGCCCAGGTCTTCCCGATGGACCTCCGCCCACAGGGGCAGGAGATCATCCGGACCTGGCTCTTCGACAGCGTGGTCCGTTCGCACTTCGAGCACGGCGTGCTGCCCTGGCGGGACACCGTGCTCTCCGGCTGGATCCTCGACCCGGACCGCAAGAAGATGGCCAAGTCCAAGGGGAACGTGGTCACCCCACTGGCGCTGCTGGAGCAGCACGGCTCGGACGCGGTGCGCTACTGGGCGGCCAGTGGCAAGCCCGGCATGGACCTGGCCTTCGACCCGGCGCAGATCAAGGTCGGTCGGCGGCTGGCCACCAAGCTGCTCAACGCGTCGAAGTTCGCGCTCGGGCTGGGCGCGGCGGACGCGCTGCGCACCCCGGCGACCGCCCCGCTGGACCGGGCCATGCTCGCCGAACTGGCCACCGTCGTCACCGCGGCGGGCGCCGCCTTCGACTCGTACGACCACACGGCGGCGTTGCAGGTCACCGAGGCGTTCTTCTGGCGGTTCTGCGACGACTACATCGAGCTGGTCAAGGAGCGCGCGTACGGCACCGGAGCGGCGGCCGACTCGGCGCGGGCGGCGCTGGCCTCGGCACTGTCGGTGCAGTTGCGGCTGTTCGCCCCGGTGCTGCCGTACGTCACCGAGGAGGTCTGGTCCTGGTGGCGGTACGGCTCGGTGCACCGGGCGCCGTGGCCCACCACGCACGAGGTGGCCCGGACGACGGAGGGGACGGGCGACCCGGCGCTGCTACGGCTGGCCGGCGACGCGCTCAGCCAGGTGCGGCGGGCGAAGTCGGAGCGGAAGCTGTCGATGAAGGCAGAGGTGCCGCTGGCGGAGGCGCTCGGGCCGGCGGCGCTGCTGGAACAGCTCACCCTGGTCGCCGACGACCTGCGCGCGGCCGGCCGGATCGGCAAGCTGGACCTGCTCCCCGACCGCACCCCGGAACTCGTCATCGCCTGCGCCTTCTGA